Proteins co-encoded in one Anopheles moucheti chromosome X, idAnoMoucSN_F20_07, whole genome shotgun sequence genomic window:
- the LOC128307245 gene encoding uncharacterized protein LOC128307245 gives MATFVQLLLAMALLPIVLQLGGPYATAEKVWVDRDNVYCGHIDCRQVATFKGERFCSPCDTRHFCECKETLESLPYMYVCPGSEPCQTSDRRGSCQKTMRDELCSLIDKPFLEQ, from the coding sequence ATGGCAACATTTGTACAGTTACTGCTCGCGATGGCACTGCTACCGATTGTACTCCAGCTGGGCGGTCCGTACGCAACGGCGGAAAAGGTTTGGGTCGACCGGGACAATGTATATTGTGGCCATATCGACTGCAGGCAGGTCGCCACATTCAAGGGTGAACGGTTCTGCAGCCCGTGCGATACGCGACACTTTTGCGAGTGCAAGGAAACGTTGGAGTCGCTGCCGTACATGTACGTATGCCCCGGTTCGGAACCGTGCCAGACGAGCGATCGGCGCGGTTCGTGTCAGAAAACGATGCGAGACGAACTGTGCAGCCTCATCGACAAACCGTTCCTGGAACAGTGA